The DNA region CGTGCCCTTGTGACTGAgctcgtcaccgtcaccaactgggtcaccgtcaccgtcactgGTCACTCGCCTACCGGTCGTCGCCAGCACTACACCAACACTCGCAaagccaagaaggtcaagccTACTCCTTCCAGCCAGGCCGCTCCtgccccgcctcctcctcctcctgcgtcTGTTGCGCCTGCCCCGGAGCCGACCACAGTCATCACTCGTGTTCGCCCTGCTGACCCTGAGCCCACTCCCGCTCCGGTCGAGCCCCCCAAGAGCGAGCCcgcgcctcctcccccggctccTGTTGTTGTCTCCAGCCAGGCCCCCGCGGTGGTCGTAAAGCCAGAGCCAGTTCCCAATCCCACTCCtgccccggccccggccccggccccggctccagctccagctcccgcGCCCAAGGGACAGAGACTTGGAGCAGGCTTGGCCTACAATAACCCTAACTTGTTAAAAACCTTGCTCGGATCTGGCACCAAGATTGGCTGGACCTACAACTGGGGTCAGCGCGATGACTCTGGCACTGGCCTTCCCTTCATCCCCACACTCTGGGGTCTCAAGCTGGATTTTGCTCAGGTCTGGCCTGCCAATGCCCAGAGAGCCATCGACGCTGGCTCGCCGTGCCTTTTCAGCTTCAACGAGCCCGATCACGGAACCCAGGCTAACCTCTCCCCCGAGGTTGCCGCTGCCAAGCACAAGGAGCTCATGAACCCGTTCCAGGGCAAGGCGCGCATTGGTTCAccttccatcaccaacggcGGTGGCCCCGACATGGGCATCGAGTGGATGAAGAGGTTCTTCGCTGCCTGCAACGGCGGGTGCGCCGTCGACTTTGTCAACATTCACATTTACGGTTTCAGCACTGAGCAATTCTTGGACCACCTCGTCAAGGTGAACGAGCTGTTCAAGAAGCCCGTGTGGATCACCGAGTTTGGATTTAATGGATCCGACGACGAGATCGCCCAGCAGCTCAAGACCGTCATTGACGCCATTGACAACGACCCCAAGTATGCCTTTGTCGAGGCCTACTCTTACTTTatggttgaggagggtatCCTGGTCAAGGGCAACCAGCCCAGTCGCTATGGTAGGACTTTTGCCTATGGCGGGGCCAACTAAAGGATTTCAAAATCGAAAATTTCTCGGGATATGAGATGAAAAGGAAGAGTTAACGAcatcttgttttttttcgATTCATGGACAAAGTTTAGGGTTGTTTtcggtgggggggggggatctttttctttttcttttttttcgaGCCAGGATTCTTCGCTTCTGTTATATGTgtcttgtttttcttctccaacctTGCAGGATATTTTCCAGGCTAGTTGGTCCCAAGGGCAATTATTCTTTCGGGTTTGAGGGGGGCAAGCAGCATGGATACATGTTGCCatgtttggcttttttttttctttttttttttttttcgggaAGAAATCTTTTCAATTTGTACATATTCgattctttttttcttcttcttgtttttatgctttttttttctctttcaaAGGGAATGCAGTTATGAAAAGATTATGTGTATGGAAATGGTATGgggtcaacaacaagacaaatGGGGATACACTGGGATACAGGTTATGGGATCTTGGCGGAAGAGGCATTTCTGAGAAGCATAAAAAGCTGGAAATGGGGACGGACGGACGGACATGAGACAAGATGGTAGATAGATTCATGACGATCGCTTATGGCCCTTTTGCTCTGAGAATATGTCGGAATACAAACGCGCCGATTCATATCATTACATGTGCGCTTGTGAATGTGTGAGCTGTGATATGAAAGTGTCTTGGAATATGACAAAGACGTGAGGTTCAAAACAAAGcaaagggggagaagtttggttgtggtgggtgggtaggtaTCGTGGAAATTTGAGGGagcatacctacctacctggaTACCTATGTAGTACTGGTGGAAGTGATGGGTGGCTGCGTGAAGTGGTTTTCTTCCGTCGGGACGGACGGGTGCGGATGTTGACATAAACTTGGGGTTGAGTCGGTTGCCGGGGGATTTGTTCATCTTAAAGAAGGGCAGAGACGTGGAACTGGGGTCATCTTATTGCGGGAAAGGGAAGGTGGGGGGGCGCTTGAgccggggatgggggggcaTGGCTCGTTTGTTTCGCTGTTGGTAGAGAAGATAAGGCGGGGTCCCGGGAGGTTTGTGGGAAGAGAAGTTTTTAGAGTAAgtaggggggggaggaaacCAGAGTTGACGGTCACTCATGATTGTGGGATTGGGACATGCAACAGCTGTTGGGCTGTGGGGGCAAAGTACCTAACCTAGAGGTACCTACCTCTCGAGCTGGGCTTCCTCGCGGGCTCGCTTCGACGGAGGTGAGTAGTCCTGGAAAGTAGGGACAGCCAGCCGTTGGGGGCTAGAGGAAAGGGTAACAGAGTTGACAGCTCATGATGGCGGCTAGGGGTTGGGTATCTGTGATTGCTGGACAATTGGGGAACTAAACTTTTCCACGGGGTTgagaggggaagaggaagccgTTGACTGCCTAGTTGCAAAAGTTTCTGGGTTGGCTGATTCATCTGGACCGTTAGACTATGGGGGCAAAGTTTCCAGAGTTGGCTACTCATAATGGCGGCGGCTCGGGGGAACAATATATCTGTGATTGTTAGACTACGGGCAAAAGTCCCCGTCACCAAACCAGGCTTCCTGCTTTTAACGGCGCCAGTTCGTCATGAAAATTTGAAAGGAAAATTCCATAGCTTCGGAGCTAGCTAATTCATGTAGAGAAGACTGCTGCACCCCTTAGACTGCGAGAAAATTATtagctggctggctggccgGCCTTGAGAAGAGAAACGCTACCAAAGGGCGGGCGGACACAGAATTGACTAGGTATGTCAGTCAAAAGAGAAACTAGGAATGACCGGCTCAAGATCAATGACTTCATTCAGGGGGTCTTTTCCCAATCTGGGCTGACATTTTCATGTTGGAAATTCGGAAGAACATGACAAGATGCTCTGTTAACTCGACTTGCAGGGCGACCGGGGTGACTTTTCCACTACTCAACCCATGGACCGCTAAACTGTTGACCCAGCCTCGAGGCTTGGATTAGACAAAATACGTAATTCGTTGTAGGCTCACGGTGTGAGAGGAAAAGCAAGTATTAAGACCAGTTCTCAATCTCAACATTGAGACCCCaatccaacaccctcgcctcaGTCATCTTTCCTCTACAAGACCCGCATCGGTTCTCAGAGAACATTCCCACCATCCAGCTGGACCCCAGACGTAGGGGCGACGTTATTCTTGACGTCCCGCGAACCTGAGGTCTTTATCTCGAATGCCAACCACCCAAATGGCGAAACAACCTGACCGATTGGGTGATTCCACAACTACAGCTCCGAAGTTTGCTAACCCGCGGCACAGGCATCCAAAACGACGAGTTCAAGATAAAGAGACATCAAGAATACCATCGCACCTACAATCTACGATCCGGTTCTACAACCACCACTTCTTTTCCCCCGTCCTTCCCAACTTCCACTTCCTAACCAATCTCACAAACAGTATCAAGGTGGTGTAATGTCCCCCCTACCCCCCAACCAATcctctcacctcccccacccacctctcccattTCCTCTcattctcttccttctcccccctccactccctcaccctctcccccaccccaagATCCCCCCTCATATGCTCCCCCTTAGTCGTCCCATCCaaaaccctcacccccatccctACCATCACAACCGCCAACcaagcctcctccaaactTCCCAGTCCCAatcccttcttcacctccctcaccaccttggcATGCCTCCAAACATCCACATTACCAGTCAAAACCCAAAACCCTTGATACACCGCCCCATTCCCTTTGCACCATCTCCTCGTTTCAATATCCCAGTTGTACATGCCCGCTGTAAACCTGTTTTGTATCAGACTTACTCTTGGGAGAGAAGGGTTCAGGTCGAGAAACTCGTCAAAGACATCGAGGAAATCCGAGGGGACGTTGGAGTAGCCTAGGTGGCGGATTTGATTGGGGAGGTAAGAAGTGAGATGGGTCCAGGCGGTGATGTTTTCGGGGAGGGTTTCAAAAGGGGAGTGAAGGATTAAGGCGTCGAGgtaggggggttggtgatccggggtggagaggttggatagggaggaggctatcgaggttgtgagggaggttgtgagcgggttggtggaggtgtagtgggtggagggggagggggtgtatTTGGTTTGTATCTATGAGTGATTAGTTTGGTTGGTTagagagggtggggggaaTGGTGGGATGATTGGGGTAGAGGATAGGGGATaggttgggtggttggatgaggaggataggggatgatggtggatgatggtggatggtggtggatgatggtgggatgatggtggatgatgggtgtAGGAGATGGGTGGTCGACTAATGGGCCAGCAGGGGGATAAGGGCACAAGTCAAGGGGTGAGGTGGAATTACCCAGAGATCATTCCTGCTGACGATGCCTTCAGATATCGCCCTTCGAATACCCTCGCCGACGAGGGCCTCGTCATAATGCCGTTTCATGGCCGCTGTATCGATTCCCCGGAAGCCGGCTTTGATTGCTTCATAGACGAGGTCGGCGGTGCGGTCTTTTTTCCAGGCTGTGCCGTAGATAAGGGATGgcattttggggagggataggggCGGTTCTGAGGTGGACATGGTGGCCAGGGTTCTTGGGTGACGGTGAATGGGAAAGCTATGAAGTGGCGGGACGAAACGGTTGGGTGTCAgaagggttggtggtttgagGCTTGAAAAGGATGAACTTGTCGGAAACATGTCTTTTTCACTGTGTGTCTTTGAATGGGAAGTTGTGAAGATCCCAGGACGGGAAGGTACAACTCAATTGATTGGTCAAAGCTGAGTGGTGAGGGGAAGCTGTTGACAGGTTTATATCGAGCTTTTCGAGATAAATTTTTGACAAGACAGTGTCCATACGCTTCCGACCTATAGCTTCCCTTTCCATATCGATTTCTTCAACTCCATCGTCCGCAAAAAAATGTTCTGTTGAATAAGTCAAGAATGACGTCGTCTAGGCTTTTGATGCACCTTCGCCAATCGGGAGCCGGGAGCTTTCTGTCCGCCATGTCTGCTGGGATCATCCTGGGCACGGGAATGGGCGGGATTCAATTGGCTAAAGAAGCTGTGGTGGATCCCTACCCACCTGGGAGAGCTTCCTCAGTGCGGGACAGGTGCCGCAGTTTTGGGTGCGTATTTCGGCGATTTACCCGTCAGCGCCGTCGCTGCCCCGCcatgaggatggaggggaagatggcgCGAGGTTGGACACGCCGGCTACGGGCTTTGCTTCAAAAGGACTTCAAGCCAGCgtggtttcttttctctttgtcGTCTGTGTCTGTATTCACTTGTCAAAGCTTCATTGGCATCACCAGCACACCATGTCGTCTCCGTATACTGTGAGGTGGGGTATTCTGGCCACCGGCTGGATTGCTGAGAGTGAGTGCCTGCCTGCCCTTTTAATTTTGAAACTTGGTAAACGGCATGACTAAAACACTCTTCTAGCCTTCACCAAGGATCTCCTCACTAGCCCAGCTTCCCGTGATGTCCATGATGTGCGCCATGAGGTCGTTGCCGtgtcctcgtccagctcCAAGGAGAGAGCTGCCGAGTTCATCAAGAAGGTGGATGCTCCCAGCTCAGCAAAGGCCTATGGTTCTTACCATGAGCTGGTAGCTGACCCCGATGTCGATATCATCTATGTTGCTACACCACACAGCCACCACTTCCAAAACGCCATGCTTGCCCTCGATGCGGGCAAGAATGTGCTCTGCGAGAAGTCCTTGACTGTGACTGCTGCCCAGACCCGCAAGCTCATCGAGACTGCTCGCTCCAAgaacctcttcttcatggAGGCTGTGTGGACTCGCTACTTCCCCCTGAGCATCAAGGTCAGGGAGTTGATCACATCCGGTGCCATCGGCAACGTGTACCGTACTATTGGTTAGTTTGGTCCTACCAATTCTTTAGAAGAATGCCGTACTGACTTCCCATGCAGCCGACCTCTCTGTTGGCCGTGATGCCCCCGAGGGCAAGATTGACTTCCCCGATGAGAACCGCATGGTCAACGCCGACTTGGCCGGCGGTGCTCTCTTGGATCTTGGCATTTACGCCTTGACTTGGGTCTTCCAGTCTCTGTACCACACCCAGCCTGAAGCAGAGAAGGAAGCGCCCAATGTCATCGCTGCCGTCAACAAGTACCACACTGGTGCTGATGAGACCAccagcatcatcctccagtTCCCCAAGCACAAGAGCCACGGTATCGCTCTGACCTCTCTTCGGGTGGCCTCTGAACCTGACAACAAGGACACCGCCGGTGCCTCCATCCGCATCCAGGGCGGCCTTGGTGAAATTCAGGTCGTTGGGCCTGCCTACCGCCCACGTCAGCTGAGAGTCATTACCAAGGAGAGCGATGGCAAGGCCGAGGTCATTGACTTTGCCATccccaaggacaaggagcgTGACTGGGGCCACGGCATGTTCTGGGAAGCTGACGAGGCCGCCCGCTGCCTGCGTGACGGGCAGAAGGAGAGCAAGACTCTGCCATGGAGCGAGAGCATTGTCATCATGGAGGTCATGGACGAAACCCTGAAGCAGGGCGGTGTGACATACCCCGAGTTGATTTCGACTGACGTCTTTGACCCCCAAAGTCCTCTCAACACTGGAAAGAGGTAAAATCCCAAGAAgagattgggggttgggctggtATCTCTGCTTTGTGCCTGAACTCACAgccttgctgctggcgcATTCTGGCATCGGGCAGGCTTGTGGTAGGTCGTACGGGAAAGCTGTTGGAACTAGAGACTCAGCATTAGGTCTTTGTCATTCACCCCACGACGCGAGGCTATGATGCCCAAGGATGGCATACAgaagagggatggggggacgCGGGATTTGGGCTCGGAAAATTTAGCCCGAGCCTGGCGCAGCTGGGCTTGGTTTATCTACCAACCAGAGGTCTGTGTAGTCCAAATGTACCTTTTACCAATTCACCCCTTGCCGTCTTTTTTCTGTGAAATATCGGCCAGGTCGTCAAGATGGGTCATCGGGGCCATGACGGTCGCCAAGGCCATAAATTGGGCCCATAACCCTGGTTTTCGGGTTAGGGTATTGTGCCGTGTCAGGTACGAATGGACGCTTCGTCACCGCAAGTGCTGTTGCATCATCCACAACGGCACGACtggctggtgatgaagaACTTGTATGACGGAGATGGAGATCTGAGACATACTTGTAGACTCTAGTCCCTGTATGGTATGTTctttgggagaggggagctGTTGCCCGATAGCATCAATGCTTAGCTGATAACCGATAACAGCCCCACCAAGGTAAGGCCCATGTTCTCTCTTCGGTGTCCCAACCTtaacccaaccaccaaccgaACATATCAcccccccacacacacacacacgacCACACACAGGGGACCAGCTCCGAACCACGGCTACACCGTCCCGACTTGGGGAATCCGCATGTGCGCAAAGCTGCATAACGCGACCGAGTAATTGACCGTCCAACAAGGTGTGTGCCATCTCTccgtcttctccatctccatctctcgGTTGGTTTCCGTTCTTGTCAGGTTCTTCACCGTTCATGTTCTTCAGCCCTGTGTAGGCCTTGTTGTACACCTCTGCTGAGTAGGTACGTGTACAAGCCATCTCACAGTTCGTTCCTTGTCCTGCCCCGGTCGTGCAGCTATACCCCTCCAGTTGGCAGTAATGTCGTAGCTGGTTCCCTCGCCCTCAGCCTAGGACTGCACCGAGTGTCGGTCGGTCGCCAACGGCGTCTGTTTTGGCCCTGTTCGTCCCTGTCGCTTCTGCATCTTCAAATGCCTTGGGTTTACTGCAATCTGCACTGCATCCATGCCGCCACATCAcgatccccctccccaggtCCCGCTACCTTGCCCGCTGACCCCCCAGAACAGGCGGTCAAGGATATCAATCGCTGGGCCAAGAGCCGCGACAAGAATCGAAAAAAGCTTTTCCATCTCCCTagggctgtggtgtgtgtgaaAAATCTCTGCGGCCTGACCTGACTGAGAAGCAGGACACTCGGTCAGCGTGCCGCGCGAAGCCCAAGTTGGGCCCAGGACCAACGAGATCAACAAGTCTCACCTTGTTGTTGCCCGATCCAGCACTATTCCAAAGTCTCTCGGTGTAACCCGAACCCATGATGGCTTCGACACATACACCCTCAGCCCTGCCGTCTGACTCTGTGGCCGGTGACGTCGCCAAgctggccgccgccgccgccgccgcttctCAGGCAGCAGAATCGGCAGAAGCAGAGGCCTACGAAAAGACGCATGTTCACGGTGTGTACGAAGCCATCGCCCCGCACTTTTCGGCGACACGCTACAAGCCCTGGCCTGCCGTGGCATCGTTTCTGCAGTCGCGGCCTCCGGGAGCGGTGGgtctcgatgttggctgtggcAATGGCAAGTACCTGGGCCTAAACCCATCCGTATACATGGTCGGCTCTGATCGTAGTGCTTCGCTTGTTGCGCTTGCCCACAGCCGTGGGATGCAGCTCCAGGAACCGCAGGCCCaggaggcgaagaagcgGATCGCTCAAGGTGAGCTGGACGCAACAACAGGAACAGGCGGGGAGTCGAGTGGAGCTGCCGTCGCCACAGAGGTGCTTGTAGCTGATGGACTCTCACTACCCTTCCGCGAACGCGCTGCGGATTTCGTCATCTGTATCGCCGTTATCCACCACatgtcaacaagaacaaggcgtCAAGAGGCGATCCGTCATCTCCTGCGATGTGTCAGAACCGGACAGGCTGGCCAGCCCGGCGGTCAAATCTTGGTGTACGTATGGGCTCTCGAACAGGGCAACAGCCGGCGAGGATGGGACGAAGGGGGTGAGCAAGATCTGCTAGTGCCCTGGGTGCTCAAGAGTCAGCAAAAACAGCCCAAGCGACCGAAACAACGCAAAGGACAGAAACGGACTCGGGACCAAGATTCCagtggtgttgctgccagTAATAATAGCGGTGAGGCTCCACCATCTGAGGCTACTGCCGGTGCAACTACTGCGGCCACGGAACCAGACCCGGGCCACACCGACCCCGTCTTCAAGCGCTACTATCATCTCTACCGCAAAggtgagctggaggaggatgtaTTGGCTGCCGGGGGCGCAGTCATCACCAGCGGTTACGAAAGAGACAactggtgggtggtggctgccAATGAGCCCCTCCCATCACAGTCAACATGAGGCGAAAGCTGAAGAAAATATATTGATGTTGAACCAAACAAGACACCGAAATGGAGTCCGGGTCCGTTGGTTGGGTGATCTATCGCTCGCTAATGCGGACCTCCCTCCGTCTTTGGGGGTACGTGTGTGTTTGgtgattttctttttcaagTGAAACGTTTGCTTGGTTTGTTCCCGTTGGCTGTTGGATGAGTGTTGGAGACCAGTCGCAACGATGACTCCGTTTCGGATGAACGGTGGTTTGCCTCTCGGGTTCGTATCATTGATCTCTTCCAGCTTTGTTGAGCACACTACGGAGGGGAATTCTCCAATAATGGTGCCATACTCAGCCTTGCTGGGTATATCTCAATGATTCATACCTGATGATTTGCTCTAGTTATGGGCTATCTCCAGCTTTGTTGAGCATCAGATAGTCTTGCCGAGAGAATGGTGAGAAACGATCACCAGAGATCAGACACCCCCGGCAAGCTAGACCCCTTTGGATACCGCTGTTATGTGATGGATCGATCTATTATGTGTGGTTCGAGGCTTCTAGAAAGGTTGGTTCGTATCTTGCATAGTTACtgcattttgatggttggggcgggggagggtaGGTAGGTTCTGTCAcactgaaaaaaaaaaaaaaaaaaaagatctCCAGCCTAAAGTCCGATatgttggggttggccgCCGTAACCGCGGCCCCTTTGTGATTCTGTGTGTGTGCTTTGTGGTTTGCCaatccaccccctttttgtcATACCTGAATAACATACATACACTCCAAAACTTTTGGTCCAAGAATTAGTTATCCACAACCAACAAAAAGCTCAAAATTCTAACCCAATGATATCTCGTGGTGTGGAGAGAGGAAACATCTCTTCTCCGGAGAAGTTTTCCCTGtaccaagcagcagcagcaagcagtaATGATTAtgtcccaccacccatctctCTTTCAACgccttgttttgtttttgtagAACAATTAGATCCTGGCCCCATGTGGCAAAATGAAAAGGCTGTTTCGAGACGTAAAAAAAATTTGTTCAAAAGAGAAGAGTGTAAAACACGAATcgaaaaaaaaccaaaaaaaaaactataATTACAAAATGCCGTGTCCTTTGAACAAAACAAGAATAAAAATAAACGGTCGTTACTTGTCAATCAAGAAGTATGTAGTGGGTAGGTGCTTAGaatgaagaaagaaagaaaagagaaataTGTGTCCAACAAATGTGCGTGTGTCATCCCATCGCTTCCTCTCTCCCTGCCTTGATGCAAAATATTCCCCCACCCAGTTTCCGTGCCATGTCCCTTTTCATCCATTTCTTCGTGGTaagccatccatccatccatccatccatccatccagccGCCCGCCCGTCCCTTCGTTCTGAAAAGTTGTAAAATAAATTTCAAAATTACAGATTGCCTCCCAGGTCGTTACTGTTTGTTCCGCcgggttttcttttttcccctctcccatGTGTGTTTTTGTTGCTAATATTGTGATGTATGTCATTGTAAGTGTGCTATGCCGGGAATGTTTGTTGTCATGAGTGGTGAAGTGTTGTGAGTGTATGTAATGCTCGAGTAAATTTAGGAAAAGGAATAATTGTAGTCGTAACAAGCTGTGGTGTGTTTGTATGGTGATTGATTTGCCGTAGCAAGTGGTTATTCGA from Podospora pseudocomata strain CBS 415.72m chromosome 3, whole genome shotgun sequence includes:
- the TRM9 gene encoding tRNA methyltransferase, has a role in tRNA modification (EggNog:ENOG503NVKF; BUSCO:EOG09264DIM; COG:Q), producing MMASTHTPSALPSDSVAGDVAKLAAAAAAASQAAESAEAEAYEKTHVHGVYEAIAPHFSATRYKPWPAVASFLQSRPPGAVGLDVGCGNGKYLGLNPSVYMVGSDRSASLVALAHSRGMQLQEPQAQEAKKRIAQGELDATTGTGGESSGAAVATEVLVADGLSLPFRERAADFVICIAVIHHMSTRTRRQEAIRHLLRCVRTGQAGQPGGQILVYVWALEQGNSRRGWDEGGEQDLLVPWVLKSQQKQPKRPKQRKGQKRTRDQDSSGVAASNNSGEAPPSEATAGATTAATEPDPGHTDPVFKRYYHLYRKGELEEDVLAAGGAVITSGYERDNWWVVAANEPLPSQST
- a CDS encoding hypothetical protein (COG:S; EggNog:ENOG503NVJ6), with the protein product MFPTSSSFSSLKPPTLLTPNRFVPPLHSFPIHRHPRTLATMSTSEPPLSLPKMPSLIYGTAWKKDRTADLVYEAIKAGFRGIDTAAMKRHYDEALVGEGIRRAISEGIVSRNDLWIQTKYTPSPSTHYTSTNPLTTSLTTSIASSLSNLSTPDHQPPYLDALILHSPFETLPENITAWTHLTSYLPNQIRHLGYSNVPSDFLDVFDEFLDLNPSLPRVSLIQNRFTAGMYNWDIETRRWCKGNGAVYQGFWVLTGNVDVWRHAKVVREVKKGLGLGSLEEAWLAVVMVGMGVRVLDGTTKGEHMRGDLGVGERVREWRGEKEENERKWERWVGEVRGLVGG
- a CDS encoding hypothetical protein (COG:O; CAZy:GH128; EggNog:ENOG503P1VS), which translates into the protein MHFTTVLALAAAGLAGQAAAGPHLNHQHGVRHVHEKRALVTELVTVTNWVTVTVTGHSPTGRRQHYTNTRKAKKVKPTPSSQAAPAPPPPPPASVAPAPEPTTVITRVRPADPEPTPAPVEPPKSEPAPPPPAPVVVSSQAPAVVVKPEPVPNPTPAPAPAPAPAPAPAPAPKGQRLGAGLAYNNPNLLKTLLGSGTKIGWTYNWGQRDDSGTGLPFIPTLWGLKLDFAQVWPANAQRAIDAGSPCLFSFNEPDHGTQANLSPEVAAAKHKELMNPFQGKARIGSPSITNGGGPDMGIEWMKRFFAACNGGCAVDFVNIHIYGFSTEQFLDHLVKVNELFKKPVWITEFGFNGSDDEIAQQLKTVIDAIDNDPKYAFVEAYSYFMVEEGILVKGNQPSRYGRTFAYGGAN
- the XYD1 gene encoding D-xylose 1-dehydrogenase (NADP(+)) (COG:G; COG:Q; EggNog:ENOG503NVRV), whose amino-acid sequence is MSSPYTVRWGILATGWIAETFTKDLLTSPASRDVHDVRHEVVAVSSSSSKERAAEFIKKVDAPSSAKAYGSYHELVADPDVDIIYVATPHSHHFQNAMLALDAGKNVLCEKSLTVTAAQTRKLIETARSKNLFFMEAVWTRYFPLSIKVRELITSGAIGNVYRTIADLSVGRDAPEGKIDFPDENRMVNADLAGGALLDLGIYALTWVFQSLYHTQPEAEKEAPNVIAAVNKYHTGADETTSIILQFPKHKSHGIALTSLRVASEPDNKDTAGASIRIQGGLGEIQVVGPAYRPRQLRVITKESDGKAEVIDFAIPKDKERDWGHGMFWEADEAARCLRDGQKESKTLPWSESIVIMEVMDETLKQGGVTYPELISTDVFDPQSPLNTGKR